GATGATCTTAATCATGCCGTTGAAAATTTACCGGCTTTTAAAGAACTTACGACCGAAGAGGAAGGACGAATTTCTAAAGAAGGTGCACAGGCTTTCCTTTCAAGAGTGGCTCTTTATGAAGGAACATGGCAGAAGTCGCGTAATGGTAATCAGAATACGCAACGTTCCGCTAATCTGTTGGACATAGCTGCCAAAGCAGCACGGACTGTGATTGATGCTAAATATGGATACACATTCCGATTGTTTGGAACAGACAGTGAGACAAAAATACTGGGTGACAGTGCGCAGAAGTATATGTTCATTTTGGAAAATGAGAAGTCAAATCCGGCAGGTATTAAAAAGTCTTCTAATCATGAGTATATTTTTGCTCGTCGTCATGATCAGGTATTGGCCTCAATCGGTAAGAATATAACGCAAGAATGTCTGGCAAATGTGCAATGGGTCACTCGTAAGTTTGCCAATCTTTATTTGTGTGATGATGGATTGCCTATTGAGAAATCGGGGCGCTTCCAGAAGTATGATAAAAAGGTCTCTGAATTTTTGAATCGCGATAATCGTATGCGTTATACGTTGCTGAAACCGGGTACCCGCTATTGGGGGAATAAATTCGGCCGAACTTCGTGGCAGTGGGATGAGACGGATCTTAAAACATCCAAAGTTTATGATCCAGCTTCCGGTACATGTTATGGCAACCAAAAATGGAGTGCTGAACGTGTGGTACCCGATACGCAAGAGGGATATGATTTCCCGCTTATCCGTTATGCGGAAGTCTTGTTGAATTATGCAGAAGCCATATATGAGAGAGATGATAAAATTGAAAATGAAGACTTGAATATTTCCTTGAATCTGGTTCGTCAACGTGTAAATACCAATATGCCGGCATTGACTAACGAGCTTACACAGGCACATGGGTTGGATATGAGAACGGAAATACGGAGGGAACGTACTGTCGAACTCTTTAATGAAGGATTTCGCATTGATGATTTGAAACGTTGGAAAACAGCAGAGAACGAGATGCCGCAGACTATGTTGGGAATTAAATGGAAGGGGACTGAATATGAGTCCTGGAATACAACCTTTAGTTTGAATGATGAAGGATGTGTTGTTGTAGAGACTGGGCGTCAGTGGGCGGATAAGAATTACTTGTACCCATTGCCTTCTGATCAGTTACAGTTAAATCCGACTTTGGGACAAAATCCGGGTTGGGGAGAATAATGGAATATGAATAATAAAAAAGAAAAAATATGAAACATATAGCTTTCTTATCAGTAAAATGGATGTCAGTAGGTCTTGGGATGCTAAGCTTATTACTGTCAGTAGCTTCATGTGGCGATAAGGAATATGGTGATGCTATGAATGAGGCGCAACTAATGAATGATATAGAGGTAAATGTAGGTTCATCACTACCTTTAGCTGTAGGAATGGATTTTGTTTTAGATTATAAGCCGGTTCCGGAGAATGTGACGAATCCGGAGATTACTTTAACATCATCGGACGAAAATGTGGTGTCTGTTTCGCAGGACGGCAGGGTTACGGCTAAGATGATCGGAAAAGCATATATTAATTTGTCTCAGAGTACCGCCTTTGAGACTCTCAAAACAATAGAAGTCCAAGTAATGCCGGTGGCTACAGCTATAGAGCTTGAAAACGTGGAACTGTTTGAAGGAACAAATAAGAAAGTGATTGTCAATGTGACTCCTTCAGACGGATATAATGTGTTTGATTGGAAAAGTGATAATGAAGAAGTTGCAACGGTAGCGGACGATGGTACGATAACGGGGAAAAAGCCTGGAACAGCTAATATTTCAGTTTCAAGTCAAGATGGTAGTCAATTGACTGCTACGGCTGTAGTAACAGTAAAAGAAGTGATTCCTATTGATAAAATCACATTAAGTGAACCGGGATATG
This sequence is a window from Bacteroides thetaiotaomicron VPI-5482. Protein-coding genes within it:
- a CDS encoding RagB/SusD family nutrient uptake outer membrane protein, with amino-acid sequence MKRSKITILLAIVLGMTFHSCLDLEPQDQLGGKNMWTSVNDYKQFANTFYSWTRDFSSVVYDGTHSDKRSDLITYQSYNEFSRGINSIPSSDANYTDNYKHIRRTNLLLQNAEAYAKPEDIKQYIGEAYFFRAYSYFDLLQLYGDVIITKKPLDITDPEMKVKRNDRSEVVDLIIDDLNHAVENLPAFKELTTEEEGRISKEGAQAFLSRVALYEGTWQKSRNGNQNTQRSANLLDIAAKAARTVIDAKYGYTFRLFGTDSETKILGDSAQKYMFILENEKSNPAGIKKSSNHEYIFARRHDQVLASIGKNITQECLANVQWVTRKFANLYLCDDGLPIEKSGRFQKYDKKVSEFLNRDNRMRYTLLKPGTRYWGNKFGRTSWQWDETDLKTSKVYDPASGTCYGNQKWSAERVVPDTQEGYDFPLIRYAEVLLNYAEAIYERDDKIENEDLNISLNLVRQRVNTNMPALTNELTQAHGLDMRTEIRRERTVELFNEGFRIDDLKRWKTAENEMPQTMLGIKWKGTEYESWNTTFSLNDEGCVVVETGRQWADKNYLYPLPSDQLQLNPTLGQNPGWGE